The region tttttacgaaatatttatatcgtttgaACCGAGCGTGCcgcatatttttttcttttctttcaaattacatacatttttcattctttcgatCTAGTCCGAGAATGCTTGTAGAAAACACCGTAGGTGGCAAGAAGCGAGTTcttcgagagaaaaagaaaacttatGCGTCGATGTGGTTTAAAttcatgaaaaagaaaagtgcGTGTgtcgtctctttctcttcggAAAAGAAACTCGGCGGTTGTTCGTTCATTTGGACAGACGACATGGGCAAAAACCGAGAAACAATGGACTAATGTTTATTggcatttatatcttttttgtaTAGAGGCGACATTGCGACACCTAGACCCATGTATCTTCTAGCGTTATTAACAACTATTTAGAAAAGGAAATTGCATTTGATTTGAATCGTATGTGCAACATTTTCCAATAAGAAGtcgaaattttccaattttagcACGTACAGTGTTTTCTAGGAGAACTGTTCGGTTAACGATAATCAAATTTAGCCCGACTTTTATTAGATTCCGAAGCTTGTTATTCACACTCAGCTTATAGCAAGTTAGACcaagaaaaatttatgttttagttATCACGTTCGAGATCCGCAGGGCTATCATAATAATAGCCATATCTTTCATCGACGCAAAAGTGTCTACGTGATTGTTATTTCTgatctaaaattaaataggCGGAAAACTATGCttatttatcgatatcgaGATAGTCGATCGATTATTCGAAAGTACGAGGAATGAAAGTTCAGACGATCGAAAGTCCGATTGGAGGCATTCAAATAGAAAGTCTAGTTAACAGTATTTCGATAACCGAGCTCCGATGAAAGTAGCTGTCCGTTTTCTGAAATCGAtagaaaacaattaaaaaatcgttATTATACCATCGAAATTCCACTCGTACGATACAGTATTTTTTCGACGGATGTTCGCAAGCATCGATCGAAAATTTGGGATAAATTCTTTGTcgcttgttttattttttgagaaaatcgaaatattaagaatttgataaaaacTACAGAAGGTTAACCGTTAAAGATCGTCGCTATAAATACGTTACGTCAGAAAGTCCAAGTTTTGATAATGTCAACTCGAGAGGAATAACAcaatgttacataatattgtacgatattataataagaatttattcttttcttttaggCTCACAACTTATTACAAGCTGTTTATTACGCTCTTATTCTTAGTTTCTTACGCTATATTGTTTTGCTATTTTATAATGCTGCGTTGTAGTATTTAATTCTCTCTTAATAATCAGAGTGTATCTGTATGCGAATGTATAGCGTGGCGATAAATGTTGTATAATATGTTACttcgtaatataataaaatattatcaccTGTATAAAATGTTGTTTCATTTAGGGCTAGACATTTCGatgtaattataaatcaatttttcgatGCAATTTGTATTACTATAGTGGTAACTAATACTCGCttctgtatacatatattctttatttatttaatcctaGAAAATATTCGACAAAGTTGCAAATGTAATTCAGAAAAGTTAAGATGTGTAATTGCACGAAATTGCAAAATGTAATTGCACAAACGTTGCAAAATACGAATCCACGATCATTACGATActtaaaattctacaaaattgcCAATACGCAGTATATATACTCTAAACGCGAAACATTCGAACAACATatcaaattattcaaatagaaatacaaattttgaaatgttGTTCACCTCGTAACTTCGCGTAATTCACAATACAATCTACGATACCGTTAAATTCGAACGACCCCACTTTCCATTCTCAACCTACGTGTCGCCTCTACCATTTCCTCTTTCGCGTATCCCAACGTTCTTTCTATCCTTCGTCGTTCCTTAACTTTACATTAAGaagcaataaaaaaagaaaaagagaaaggtaatttttatcacgaattttgttaaaaataattctttatttttttttggttaCAGTAAACCTGGCAGACAGCGCAGACCAGAGGGTAGACATGACGCACTTCGATCTGTTGAAGGTCCTTGGAACCGGAGGTACGTGAACAAAATCCTTTATGGTAGCGATTAAAGTCCACGGTAGGACGTACAACCGGTCCCTTTCCCCCGTAGCTTTTCGCGCTCCAACCATTTTAGCGTTCGTAACCGGTTGATTTTTAATTGCGATCGTCTCGCGTGTTGGCGACGCGACTATTGGGAGGTTTTCCCTTCGGAGCGCGGTAAACACACGTACCGAACGTTTATTATCCGCCGATTCGCGCGAAATAGAACGAGTTTTAAGCATCCTTTCGATCGATTCCGcgtgaattttttcttttccttttttcttcgacgTATGGGGTTTGTATAAATCGCTTGATTCAGGGGCGCAAGATACGCGAGAAATGCAAGAATCGATAAGACGTTGGTGAATCGCGAAAATTACGGCAGTTTCGTTACGAGGAATAGACGCGGCATTGTACAAGATGTTTcgataaatgtttatattattagcCGGTAAAGGAACACACGATAAGAGACGGTAGTTTAATTGGTAGGCGTAGAAACGTGTTCTTCCGGATTTTTGCCTAAAAGGCAGTGGATTAATTTTTACGTCTGTTTATCGGTAAGTGTGATTTTTAGATAGTCTCTTGTTTCcaatttaattcaaaattttttaaaattcttcgcGCAAGTCGAACCGACCCGTAGTGTACCGTATTCGTTGTAAAAGCATGCGAATTGAATTACGATGGAGAAAAATCgttttcttcgcttttttcCTCTCCGCGTTTGCATTCAGATTAGCAAATGCGAATAGTACGGAGAAACTCGATAGTTTGAACGATTTAACGAGCAGACCGATTGTCcatttcgaattaaaaaatcctCGTTATTGAAACATCTTGTACAGCCCCGATCAAAGTTTCATCATTTATGACCACGTTAAAGATCGTTTGTATTTAATTGCCGATGTTAGAAAAACCATCTACGCGATTTTAATCGAACTTGGCTATTTTTACTAGTgcttagaattttataaaattcagatAACGAGATAAATTCCTATAATTTTTCACGTCCcataaatttttgaagatcGTTTCTATTTATAGCTTTGGACTCTCGGAACGTCCAAAAATATTGGTCAAAGCTACGCCGTTTCCTACCTTTCCACTATTCACAAACTTCCACGTCCGAAATATGTATCAGTGCAAACCACTCGATAAACCAATCTCACTCGTCGATCTAAAAAATCTAAAAgttcaaattcaatttcttttttttctctcacaCCAACAGCTTATCGACACGCCGTCTATCCGAACCAAAGATACAGCAAGTCCGCTAAAATTTTTCGACAATAGGAACCGTCGAAgttaaaaaggagaaagagaaaacgatGATATCGAAACAAATCTCAGCGTGATATTTCCGTTCGATTAATAATCCAGACGAGATTCGTAATTGTTCTATCGACAAACGTGTTTCTCATTTAAAGAATGTTTGACAGTTAACGAAAAATGGAAACACGTTTTTGCAAATACGAATAATCGTGAGATAGCTGGCGAATTAAATCGTGACAGAAAAACACCAAATGAAAATCTTTTGCGCAGCTTACGGAAAAGTGTTCCTGGTGCGTAAGAGAACGGGCGCTGATGCCGGTCGACTCTACGCCATGAAAGTCTTAAAGAAAGCGTCGATCgtacagaagaagaagacgaccGAGCATACGAAGACGGAACGACAAGTTCTGGAGGCCGTCCGAGACAGTCCTTTTCTGGTTACGCTGCATTATGCCTTTCAAACGGATGCAAAGCTGCATCTTATTTTGGGTGAGTACATTGTTTTCCTtgaaaattatcgaagaaaGATTCGCCAGAGATATAGTTAGAACGGGAAAGACGCGAATAGGAAAAGTTTGCGTACGCCAGATTCTCAATTTAACATAGTTTGCGATCGCTACTTCGAATAATCGTTCGATAGCTTTTCTAATATTCATAAAGGGGCTAGTTTCGTCTAAAATAAAGCGCGTGCCTGCGATATATCGCTCTATAGCAAAATTTAGTTTACTTATTTAGTCGTCGTGGCGCAGAAAGCTCTATACATTATTtcgttttgataaatttttccaGTTTCGACAAAAATATAGCCACTTGGTAATGAGCATAGTTATACAgtgataattacaattaacgCGTAAAAGGAAGTGCACTATACGCTAAGTAAATAACTTTAAGTACAACTTGTTAACAGCAgcaaatattggaaaattggaaagaGAAGAACGCGTTTTAGCGTACACGACTTAAGTCAATTAAGTGCACTTTTGATGTAAAAAATGAGTAATTAGCGATGTTAAAGTAcatgagaaaatatttgcttGCAAGAGGATAGGACATGGTTAGTTtatcgaaaaaattaataaacattttgagCTTCGACAACGGATCAGACATAAAAGATTCTTAAAGTTTCCACGACTATGCTTtgtataaagtatttttatacgcgtctttttattctttatgtaCGCGTTACAGTCGCGAGTATGTCATACCGAAAAAAGTAGCTAAGAAAGCGAAAGAAGGAACAGCTGAGAAGGTTTTTAGATGCTATCCTGACATCATCGTCGAGTCGTCCGTGTAACGTTGTGCAACCTTCCTCCcccgtacaaacgtgtaatcACTCGATGATTTCGTCTTctcttcaattatttttctttagacGACATCACAATGtacgaattatttttgtttcgcaATATGTAGGTCGGCTACTGTAACGTTTCCACGAGTCGGTTGTCGTTCTATTCCAATTTACATGCATGGAAATTCATTaacgataatatttaaacgttTATGTCGATTTTGAAATATGGACTGTTTCGCGAAGCCccgatattgaaaataaattattcatattgcaattaatattaaatacgcAAACTTTTCcgaaaaaattgtacgttttataccaattttgttttcggtatattttttgtatagatTTTTTGTTCGGATTTCCAAATAATCGTACctcgcagaatattttatcgaaagtaACAATAATTTCTAGTAGAAAAACACGATATAGAactttttagaatatttacttACGTCTTCAAACAAATTCTCGGttttactttaaaaagtttgaaacgtttaaatttAGGTAAACGAttgtacgatataacgtttgtaaatatttctcagGTTTGCGCGTTTCTTAAAAATCTAAAACAGCTAGAAACTGAAATTCGAACACGCGaattagtattaattttcttccgcAAAGTATTTCTTCGGTAATCCGTTTCGTTAAAGAGAGAGGATGACAATCGACGAAAGAGAACTATCGTTAGTTgtcaaaatatccaaaaataGTATCAGACGTTTTCTATTCGCCAGGAGAACACGATTGAATTCCAAATCTCGCATGCAGCAGTTTTatcaatgaatatttcatgCCTTACAGCGTTACAGCCCAATATCTCGTTGACGAGTGCCACGGCAGATAAACagagaaaatatcgttatacgtttcgcTGATTTTACAGGCAAttatctttctctattttttctattCCTTTCAATCTCTTCGACGTTCGCGATATCTTTTAATTCGGAAGAATTCACCGACCATCGACGAAAGTAAATATTTCGGAAAGAGATTTGGTCGAATCGAAGATCGTGTTCTCAGGCGTGTTGTCTAATTTCTtgaacgataaaaatttcgaatttttacaGATTACGTGAGCGGTGGAGAGTTGTTTACGCATCTCTATCAGCGAGAACATTTTACCGAGGACGAAGTGCGAATCTATATCGGTGAAGTTATTTTGGCGCTAGAACATTTACACAAGGTAAGTATCGTTCTTATCCAGAATATTGGAAAACTTACGCTACTTCAAATAATCGATTTAAGACAATTTGTCTATTTAAagatcttttcttttaaaactcGATGTATGGACGAGATTTGCTACGCTTGTGAGAAATCGAGGAGtttaaaatacgatataagaACGGAACAGAGGCATACgtgattttatttgaaatttcatttcgaatcaattttccaatcGAAACGTTTTATTTGAAGCTTCGCCTTAAAgtcgatcgaaagaaacaaagCAATTAAATAGGTTTCGCGTATCTCTTATAGCTTGACGATTGAACTAAAAGTGGTTGAATTTAATCTATCCATATCTCGACTATTCCTAGCTATATCACTcttctaatttcatttatactaAACTTATTTGCGTACGTGATATCTATTTCAACCGTGACCCGCGAGAttacacgaaaaggaaaaacgaacGTAGTCTCGAATTTTGCAGTTCCATATTATTGCGAATATTTGCGCGTTACactgtaaattattaaaatattccattctTATCGTACAACCTGATCGACGAAACatacaatgttaccttttctGTTGCAGCTGGGTATAATTTATAGAGACATTAAGCTAGAGAACATTCTGTTGGACAGAGAGGGTCATATCGTGCTAACAGATTTCGGGCTGAGCAAAGAGTTCCTGCCGCACGAAAGGGACAACAACGCCAGAGCCTACTCCTTTTGCGGAACTATCGAGTACATGGCACCGGAAGTGGTACGAGGGGGCTCAGCGGGGCACGATATTGTAAGTCAGGATGAATTTACGtcacgatttgttcccttcgTTCTTGGAACTTCGTTATCGCGCCCGTACTCCCCGCCTGTCagatacatttttatcgattcgttgttctttcttctctggttacttgaaaaaaaaaagaaagaaagaaagaaaaaagagaaatgttaAATTTGATGGAATCGGATTGTCGGAGAATGAGAAAATCATCGCTcggaattttctattttgataTACTTTGTTCTTATTTTGTATAGGATGTTTCaagaatgaaacattttgtaaaTCTTGGATTCTCTGCAGGCAAAGAGTAAAGTAGAATTTATGTAACTTGTAAATATCGCGAGAAGaatcatataataatagtaatcaGAAAATACGAAGCTCGCGTCGTATAAGCACACGGTGAGAAAGGCAGCATaattagattaattaaaaaatataaatatggtataatatatatagacgAATAatggataaaagaaataaaagctaGAAAATCTTGtatatttaagaattaaaGAATCGTCGAGAACGGAAAAACAAGCGCTAAACGAACGATTCGATCAATGACGGATTGTACTTATTGGAAGAGATTTCGTATTTAAAAGCGCACCAATTTGTTTACTACTAATATTAGCTTTGAATTTATAGAACTTTTGAGAAAGTGATTTGATTTTGATCGATGTCGAGTTAGTTTTTATTGGGTGGCTCAAATTACTGGAAAACAATGCTGCCTTTTTACTGTAGCGTAGCCCCTTCGGTTTTAAAGTTTCAAGAACGAAgggaaagaatttttaattcaattcattCGAAGAATGTTCaaagaattttgtattctAAATATCTATTGATGGTGAATTTGCAGGCGGTGGACTGGTGGAGCGTAGGCGTACTAACGTACGAGCTGCTAACCGGCGCGTCGCCTTTTACGGTCGATGGCGAGAAGAACAACCAGCAAGACATTTCGCGTCGGATATTAAAAACAGAACCACCGATCCCGAGCTACATGAGTGCAACGATTCGAGACTTTATCCTACGTCTTCTCGTGAAAGATCCGCGACAACGACTCGGCGGAGGTCCAAGAGACGCCGAGGAACTGAAAGAACACGCTTTCTTCATGGAAGCCCCACCACCATTTAGCTGGGAAGCTCTAGAAAGACGCGAGATCACTCCGCCTTTCGTTCCTACAATTACTCACGAGCTGGACACCAGTAATTTCTCGGACGAATTCACAAAAATGACCGCAACCGACAGTCCGGCCGTGGTTCCGCCCAATTATGACAAAATTTTTAGAGGTTACTCCTACGTGGCACCATCTATACCGAACTATGTAGTTAGTAAAGACACAATTAATGAAGCCACTAGTAGCTACACTAATGAAGCAGCTAGTAGTACACCATCTGAAATACCTTCAGCGTCGAACGCGCTGGATGTGAGATTGGATGAGTCCTCGTTCTTACAGACGTACGAATTAGACTCTCGAGAGGAGGCCTTCTTAGGAGATGGTAGTTACTCGATCTGTCGTAAGTGCAGACATAAGAAAACGTTGAAGGAGTACGCTGTGAAGATTGTCAGTCGCAGAAACGACTGCGGAGGAGAGATCAGTTTGCTGAAAACCTGCCAGGGACATCAAAATATAGTCAAATTAATCGAAGTCCACGAGGACAAAAGGCATATGTATTTGATAATGGAATTGTTGTCTGGAGGAGAACTGTTGAGGAGACCAAGGCCATTTAACGAGCAGCAGGCTAGTAAAATAATGCGGCAACTTGCCTCTGCGATCCTTTTTATGCACTCGAAAGGTGTGGTCCATCGAGATCTCAAGCCAGAAAATATAGTATTCGCTAATGAGAGCGAAGATTCACCAGTGAAGATAGTGGACTTCGGTTTTGCCAGAATAAAACGTGGCTGTGAGCCTCTACATACTCCCTGTTTCACTCTTCCATATGCAGCTCCAGAAGTGATAGCCGAACAAGGTTATGACCAGAGCTGTGATCTTTGGAGTCTGGGcgttatattgtattccaTACTGTCTGGAAACCCGCCATTTACGACAGATTCCCCAGATTTGGCCACCCTAATCAGGGCAGGTGAGATCGATTTCGATAGCGAATCCTGGAGTCACGTGTCTGACCTCGCCAAACAGGTCGTCAAAGGCTTGTTGACTATAGACCC is a window of Bombus pascuorum chromosome 14, iyBomPasc1.1, whole genome shotgun sequence DNA encoding:
- the LOC132914298 gene encoding ribosomal protein S6 kinase alpha-5-like isoform X1, which encodes MSNNSDPRQHDMKHPEHESGYYGSDYFEEGSDIEVVPVEETVGVDDIEVAEEVVVPQEYTETCYEFTNGDFDHLDEEKSDEPVPDHPEDESNKVNLADSADQRVDMTHFDLLKVLGTGAYGKVFLVRKRTGADAGRLYAMKVLKKASIVQKKKTTEHTKTERQVLEAVRDSPFLVTLHYAFQTDAKLHLILDYVSGGELFTHLYQREHFTEDEVRIYIGEVILALEHLHKLGIIYRDIKLENILLDREGHIVLTDFGLSKEFLPHERDNNARAYSFCGTIEYMAPEVVRGGSAGHDIAVDWWSVGVLTYELLTGASPFTVDGEKNNQQDISRRILKTEPPIPSYMSATIRDFILRLLVKDPRQRLGGGPRDAEELKEHAFFMEAPPPFSWEALERREITPPFVPTITHELDTSNFSDEFTKMTATDSPAVVPPNYDKIFRGYSYVAPSIPNYVVSKDTINEATSSYTNEAASSTPSEIPSASNALDVRLDESSFLQTYELDSREEAFLGDGSYSICRKCRHKKTLKEYAVKIVSRRNDCGGEISLLKTCQGHQNIVKLIEVHEDKRHMYLIMELLSGGELLRRPRPFNEQQASKIMRQLASAILFMHSKGVVHRDLKPENIVFANESEDSPVKIVDFGFARIKRGCEPLHTPCFTLPYAAPEVIAEQGYDQSCDLWSLGVILYSILSGNPPFTTDSPDLATLIRAGEIDFDSESWSHVSDLAKQVVKGLLTIDPSKRLTANGLVDHPWLNESSSVEVTSSVEVTSSVEVTSSVEVTSSVEATSSVGATSSVEATSSVEATSSVDQTATENLNTLSEKPEGFRLREVDGARLAQRRKLHKRSTSSSVSSSASTISYGQCVQPSSTATNLRTSASPAPPSAFDFSEEKVNQYLSSFSSSSDSNSPRIVQQESSDKRKHDENEETTMSKRHKTCTQYKEDCENRTGPVTRSRKRKLEEQNVNENDVESCETNNVDFREVHRKQMSGGRPKRFATIILE
- the LOC132914298 gene encoding ribosomal protein S6 kinase alpha-5-like isoform X2, with the translated sequence MENAMQPPPPPPPSEILENTTTEHTVTHVLTFVNLADSADQRVDMTHFDLLKVLGTGAYGKVFLVRKRTGADAGRLYAMKVLKKASIVQKKKTTEHTKTERQVLEAVRDSPFLVTLHYAFQTDAKLHLILDYVSGGELFTHLYQREHFTEDEVRIYIGEVILALEHLHKLGIIYRDIKLENILLDREGHIVLTDFGLSKEFLPHERDNNARAYSFCGTIEYMAPEVVRGGSAGHDIAVDWWSVGVLTYELLTGASPFTVDGEKNNQQDISRRILKTEPPIPSYMSATIRDFILRLLVKDPRQRLGGGPRDAEELKEHAFFMEAPPPFSWEALERREITPPFVPTITHELDTSNFSDEFTKMTATDSPAVVPPNYDKIFRGYSYVAPSIPNYVVSKDTINEATSSYTNEAASSTPSEIPSASNALDVRLDESSFLQTYELDSREEAFLGDGSYSICRKCRHKKTLKEYAVKIVSRRNDCGGEISLLKTCQGHQNIVKLIEVHEDKRHMYLIMELLSGGELLRRPRPFNEQQASKIMRQLASAILFMHSKGVVHRDLKPENIVFANESEDSPVKIVDFGFARIKRGCEPLHTPCFTLPYAAPEVIAEQGYDQSCDLWSLGVILYSILSGNPPFTTDSPDLATLIRAGEIDFDSESWSHVSDLAKQVVKGLLTIDPSKRLTANGLVDHPWLNESSSVEVTSSVEVTSSVEVTSSVEVTSSVEATSSVGATSSVEATSSVEATSSVDQTATENLNTLSEKPEGFRLREVDGARLAQRRKLHKRSTSSSVSSSASTISYGQCVQPSSTATNLRTSASPAPPSAFDFSEEKVNQYLSSFSSSSDSNSPRIVQQESSDKRKHDENEETTMSKRHKTCTQYKEDCENRTGPVTRSRKRKLEEQNVNENDVESCETNNVDFREVHRKQMSGGRPKRFATIILE